One genomic window of Candidatus Nitrospira inopinata includes the following:
- the dnaB gene encoding replicative DNA helicase — translation MKPAAVDLSQPKLPPQNIEAEQSVLGAILLDNAAMPKAMELITEEDFYRTAHRKVYRAMLDLADTGEVIDQITLTERLARMGELETVGGAAYLAELVQIVPSAANVRYHCKIVRDKAVARQLLATSTEVLTRGYEGTASIDELLDFAERSVFSIAQGKLERPFTPINQIIKESLDLVDKLSKRKEHVTGVPTGYYDLDDLTAGLQPSDLVVVAGRPSMGKTSLALGFATHAAIHANAVVGIFSLEMSKPQIVLRMLSSEARVDSHALRTGKLQKEDWWRLAEAAGRLEQASIYIDDAGNLTVQQMRGKARRLKAEKGLDLLIVDYLQLMQGRGDAESRQQEISDISRSLKALAKELNVPVVALSQLSRAVESRKPPIPMLADLRESGAIEQDADVVMFIYREDVYDSNSERKGIADIIVSKHRNGPTGKKELFFHDRYAKFESLDLREA, via the coding sequence ATGAAACCCGCCGCCGTTGACTTGTCGCAACCGAAGCTTCCGCCGCAAAACATCGAGGCCGAACAATCGGTCTTGGGAGCCATTTTGTTGGACAACGCCGCCATGCCCAAGGCGATGGAACTGATCACGGAAGAGGATTTCTACCGGACGGCCCATCGCAAGGTGTACCGGGCCATGCTCGATCTCGCCGATACCGGCGAAGTGATCGACCAAATCACCCTCACGGAGCGTCTGGCGCGGATGGGAGAGTTGGAAACCGTCGGCGGCGCCGCGTATCTGGCCGAACTGGTTCAGATCGTTCCCAGCGCCGCCAACGTCCGCTATCACTGCAAAATCGTCCGCGACAAGGCCGTCGCGCGGCAACTGCTCGCGACTTCCACGGAAGTCTTGACGAGGGGCTACGAAGGAACCGCGTCGATCGATGAGCTCCTCGATTTTGCGGAACGATCCGTCTTCAGCATCGCTCAGGGCAAGTTGGAACGGCCGTTCACGCCGATCAACCAAATCATCAAAGAAAGTCTTGATTTGGTTGATAAGCTGTCGAAAAGAAAGGAGCACGTCACCGGCGTGCCGACGGGATACTACGATCTCGACGATCTGACCGCCGGGCTTCAACCGTCCGATTTGGTCGTCGTGGCGGGCCGGCCGAGCATGGGCAAGACCAGCTTGGCGCTCGGCTTCGCCACCCATGCGGCCATCCACGCGAACGCGGTCGTCGGCATCTTCAGCCTGGAAATGTCCAAACCGCAGATCGTGCTCCGGATGCTAAGCTCCGAGGCGCGCGTGGACTCCCATGCGTTACGGACGGGCAAACTGCAAAAAGAAGATTGGTGGCGGTTGGCGGAGGCGGCCGGTCGGTTGGAGCAGGCGTCGATCTATATCGACGACGCCGGCAACCTGACCGTGCAGCAAATGCGGGGGAAAGCCCGCCGGCTCAAGGCCGAAAAGGGGCTCGACCTGCTCATCGTGGATTATCTTCAGTTGATGCAGGGACGCGGCGACGCGGAGTCGCGCCAACAGGAAATTTCCGACATCTCCCGCTCGTTGAAAGCCTTGGCGAAAGAGCTGAACGTTCCCGTCGTGGCGCTGTCCCAATTGAGCCGCGCGGTCGAATCCCGAAAACCGCCGATCCCGATGTTGGCGGACCTGCGGGAGAGCGGCGCCATTGAACAGGACGCCGACGTCGTGATGTTCATCTATCGGGAAGACGTCTACGATTCCAATTCTGAACGCAAAGGCATCGCCGACATCATCGTGAGCAAACACCGCAACGGACCGACCGGGAAAAAAGAGCTCTTTTTCCACGATCGCTACGCCAAGTTCGAAAGCCTCGACCTTCGCGAGGCCTGA